The following are from one region of the Leptospira yasudae genome:
- the cdaA gene encoding diadenylate cyclase CdaA produces MFFFKNISLFPLGKNPLVIVIDVLIVSVLIYQFYTTIRRTRGIQLLLGVALIWLLGIFASYFELELLDWIIENIRPALVFAIIVLLQPELRKITADLSRMKIFQPFLLKQTTDLEAISEAVKIMAKNKTGSLIAIVRENSLKDIIDQSVQLDAIISTSLLITIFKKNSALHDGAVIIEQNRIACAGAFLPMTQNLDDARMGARHRAAIGISEESDSIVIVTSEETGEISVCYDGEMTHPVKPIELKNFVNTILQKRETGSEKHNATASSSEEKTGEHR; encoded by the coding sequence TCTCTTTTTCCTCTCGGTAAAAATCCTCTCGTCATCGTCATCGACGTTCTCATCGTAAGCGTTCTCATCTATCAGTTTTATACCACGATTCGAAGAACCAGAGGGATTCAGCTTCTTCTCGGAGTGGCGCTGATCTGGCTCTTGGGAATTTTTGCGAGTTACTTCGAACTCGAGTTGCTCGATTGGATCATCGAGAATATCCGTCCGGCACTCGTGTTCGCGATCATCGTATTACTTCAACCCGAACTCAGAAAGATCACCGCCGATCTTTCCCGGATGAAAATCTTTCAGCCCTTTCTTCTCAAACAGACGACGGACTTGGAAGCGATCTCCGAAGCCGTAAAGATTATGGCGAAGAATAAAACCGGATCTCTCATCGCCATCGTCCGTGAAAACAGTTTGAAAGACATCATCGATCAATCGGTGCAGCTCGACGCGATCATCTCCACGAGTCTGCTCATCACGATCTTTAAAAAGAATTCCGCGCTTCACGACGGAGCGGTGATCATCGAACAAAACCGGATCGCATGCGCGGGCGCATTCTTACCGATGACGCAAAATCTCGACGACGCGAGAATGGGCGCGAGACACAGAGCGGCCATCGGGATTTCGGAAGAATCGGATTCCATCGTCATCGTCACTTCCGAAGAAACCGGAGAAATTTCCGTTTGTTACGACGGAGAAATGACGCACCCGGTCAAACCGATCGAGCTGAAAAATTTCGTGAACACGATTCTGCAAAAGCGGGAAACCGGTTCGGAAAAACACAACGCAACCGCTTCTTCTTCCGAAGAAAAAACGGGGGAACACCGCTGA
- a CDS encoding CdaR family protein, producing MKRIFNNWQAKLGSLLLAIVFYVNLQNSKILVKEIHIPIEYPKLSGSLSVSRLSDKTVPVKVEGVREYVNYYSQFMKAHINASELKAGENLVSVFRISGAPAGLRITRLKDKVKVIVESTSGRTLPIEVKFTGDLPPNYVKTSHFVSPSVVHVSGPPGVLEDLGKINIPPISLKDKTESFTIKHRLPDFPAAVKVRDNVKEVTVRVNIFASASNAGETLLLGIPIKCQSLDKNLEAEFSEPEVSVKLQSKTPLKSIQVIKGLSASVVCSHKYDPKTKKILPDNKPVFAKIRLNKAPSLKAVDILGVFPDRISILYKVKPDQSKTGGEDPDGTEEENTIEPDSNPELIEEE from the coding sequence TTGAAACGGATCTTCAACAACTGGCAGGCCAAACTCGGATCGCTTCTTCTTGCGATCGTGTTTTACGTGAATTTACAAAATTCTAAAATACTCGTAAAAGAAATCCATATTCCGATCGAATATCCCAAGTTAAGCGGTTCTTTGAGCGTCTCCCGTCTTTCCGACAAAACCGTCCCCGTAAAAGTGGAAGGCGTGCGCGAATACGTGAATTATTATTCTCAGTTTATGAAGGCGCATATCAACGCGAGCGAACTCAAGGCGGGGGAGAATCTCGTTTCCGTTTTTCGGATTTCCGGCGCGCCTGCGGGACTTCGAATCACAAGACTCAAGGACAAGGTCAAGGTCATCGTAGAATCTACTTCCGGGAGAACTCTTCCGATCGAAGTGAAGTTTACCGGAGATCTTCCGCCGAACTACGTGAAGACGAGTCATTTCGTTTCCCCTTCCGTGGTTCATGTCAGCGGTCCGCCCGGAGTTTTGGAAGATCTCGGAAAAATCAACATTCCTCCGATCTCCCTCAAGGACAAAACAGAATCCTTTACGATCAAACACAGGCTTCCCGATTTTCCGGCGGCTGTGAAAGTGCGGGACAACGTAAAGGAAGTCACGGTCCGCGTGAATATCTTTGCAAGCGCGTCTAACGCGGGAGAAACTCTTCTTCTCGGAATTCCGATCAAGTGCCAGAGCTTGGATAAGAATCTCGAAGCGGAATTCTCCGAGCCCGAAGTTTCGGTGAAACTGCAATCCAAAACGCCTCTCAAAAGTATCCAAGTCATCAAAGGACTTTCGGCGAGCGTGGTCTGTTCTCATAAATACGATCCAAAGACGAAGAAGATTCTTCCGGACAATAAACCCGTATTCGCAAAGATCCGTCTCAACAAGGCTCCTTCTTTGAAAGCCGTGGACATTCTGGGAGTTTTCCCGGATCGAATTTCGATTTTGTATAAGGTCAAACCGGATCAAAGCAAAACGGGCGGAGAAGATCCGGACGGCACCGAAGAGGAGAATACGATCGAACCGGATTCCAATCCGGAATTGATCGAGGAAGAATGA
- the acpS gene encoding holo-ACP synthase, whose product MKISVGNDIVENSRIRDLLEKHGDRFLKRVFSESEREYCSNRKDPIPHLSGRFCVKEAFIKAIEPGDKVILDMREIELFGKEFGKKELVLHGKSKELFLTKGYSGCSVSISHAENYSTAVVVLYKE is encoded by the coding sequence ATGAAAATCTCCGTAGGCAACGATATCGTGGAAAATTCCCGCATCCGGGATCTTTTGGAAAAACACGGGGACCGTTTTTTAAAACGGGTATTTTCCGAATCCGAACGGGAATATTGTTCCAATCGAAAAGATCCGATTCCTCATCTCAGCGGAAGGTTCTGCGTCAAGGAAGCCTTCATCAAAGCGATCGAACCCGGAGACAAGGTGATTCTCGATATGCGGGAAATCGAACTTTTCGGAAAGGAATTCGGAAAAAAAGAATTGGTACTCCATGGAAAATCCAAAGAATTGTTTCTTACCAAAGGTTACAGCGGTTGTTCGGTTTCGATCAGTCACGCTGAGAACTATTCGACCGCTGTCGTGGTGCTTTATAAGGAGTGA
- a CDS encoding tetratricopeptide repeat protein encodes MISETMKQTIQFYNEGLSLYKTRKFAEALEKFKKATELTPDDGPSKKYIGRCQAFIATPPPEDWDGVFEMKTK; translated from the coding sequence ATGATCTCGGAAACGATGAAACAGACCATTCAGTTTTACAACGAGGGTTTGAGTTTGTACAAAACCAGAAAGTTTGCGGAAGCCTTAGAGAAATTCAAAAAGGCGACCGAGTTGACTCCGGACGACGGTCCTTCCAAAAAATACATCGGCCGATGCCAGGCTTTCATTGCGACTCCTCCTCCCGAAGACTGGGACGGGGTTTTTGAAATGAAAACGAAATAA
- a CDS encoding bactofilin family protein — protein MSKKPATRTARPITEYGAISTVLGKETSFSGILNFQKPLEISGEFQGEIESEGFLLVSEGAKVRANIKAGTVIVGGEITGNVVATQKLEMLSTGKVNGNIKTSKLQIADGVIFDGNCEMIQPNKD, from the coding sequence ATGTCCAAAAAACCAGCAACTAGAACCGCTCGTCCAATCACCGAATACGGAGCGATTTCCACAGTCCTCGGAAAGGAAACTTCCTTTTCCGGAATTCTCAACTTCCAAAAACCTCTCGAAATTTCGGGAGAATTTCAAGGTGAGATCGAATCCGAAGGATTTCTTCTCGTAAGCGAAGGCGCAAAGGTCCGCGCGAACATCAAAGCGGGGACTGTGATCGTGGGAGGGGAGATTACCGGAAACGTAGTCGCGACTCAAAAGCTGGAAATGTTATCCACCGGAAAGGTGAACGGAAACATCAAAACTTCCAAATTACAAATTGCAGACGGAGTGATCTTTGACGGGAACTGTGAAATGATCCAGCCCAATAAAGATTGA
- the rpsB gene encoding 30S ribosomal protein S2: MSVISMKNLLETGVHFGHQTRKWNPKMAPYVFTARNGIHIIDLQKTVQKAKEAYDALKKLTADGKKVLFVGTKKQARGAIEREAIRSNMFFINNRWPGGLLTNWNTVKRSIARLKKLEGMEADNSFEKEVKTKKEVLTLRRELEKLRKTLGGIKDMATIPEIMFVIDPKKEEIAVKEARKLGLTIFAVVDTNCDPELIDYPIPGNDDAIRAISLFLETMSNAVIEGTGGVVEQPRFSEDLDSEALALEYQGEYDESGKFIMDEDADAKKAKAAEEAAAPSTTIEVDKNE; encoded by the coding sequence ATGTCAGTGATTTCAATGAAAAACCTTCTGGAAACCGGAGTACACTTCGGACACCAGACCCGCAAATGGAACCCGAAGATGGCGCCGTACGTTTTTACGGCAAGAAACGGGATTCACATCATCGATCTTCAAAAGACCGTTCAAAAAGCGAAAGAAGCTTACGACGCTCTGAAGAAGCTAACCGCCGACGGGAAGAAAGTTCTCTTTGTCGGAACAAAGAAGCAAGCGAGAGGCGCGATCGAAAGAGAAGCCATCCGCTCCAATATGTTCTTTATCAATAACCGCTGGCCGGGCGGACTTCTTACGAACTGGAACACGGTAAAAAGAAGTATCGCGCGTCTGAAAAAACTCGAAGGAATGGAAGCGGACAACAGCTTCGAGAAAGAAGTTAAAACAAAAAAAGAAGTCCTTACGCTGAGAAGAGAGTTGGAAAAACTCCGCAAGACTCTCGGTGGAATCAAGGATATGGCTACCATTCCTGAAATCATGTTCGTGATCGATCCTAAGAAAGAGGAGATCGCGGTAAAAGAAGCGAGAAAACTCGGTCTTACCATCTTCGCAGTGGTCGATACCAACTGTGATCCTGAACTGATCGACTATCCGATTCCGGGTAACGACGACGCGATCCGTGCGATCTCCCTTTTCCTCGAAACCATGTCCAACGCCGTGATCGAAGGAACCGGCGGAGTCGTGGAACAACCAAGATTCAGCGAAGACCTGGATTCCGAAGCTCTGGCTCTGGAATACCAAGGTGAATATGATGAAAGTGGAAAGTTCATTATGGACGAAGACGCGGACGCTAAAAAAGCCAAAGCGGCTGAAGAAGCGGCTGCACCATCCACTACGATCGAAGTGGATAAAAACGAGTAA
- the tsf gene encoding translation elongation factor Ts: MAVTTDLIRELRERTSAGMMDCKKALEENNADIEKAITWLREKGIAKAAKKAGRETKEGRVVSYIHGNGKIGVLVELNSETDFVSKNEDFEALGKEICMQIAAMNPLYLNEESIPAEDLEREKGIMKAQLEAEGKKPEQIEKILPGKIKKYVSEACLVNQAFFKDDSKTIDDLVKEAISKFGENILIARFVRFQVGGL; encoded by the coding sequence ATGGCAGTAACTACAGACTTAATCAGAGAACTCAGAGAGAGAACCAGCGCAGGGATGATGGACTGCAAAAAGGCTCTCGAAGAAAACAACGCAGATATCGAAAAAGCGATCACTTGGCTCCGTGAAAAAGGGATCGCAAAGGCCGCTAAAAAAGCGGGAAGAGAAACCAAAGAAGGTAGAGTCGTTTCCTACATCCACGGAAACGGAAAGATCGGAGTTCTCGTCGAACTGAACTCCGAAACCGACTTCGTTTCTAAAAACGAGGACTTCGAAGCTCTTGGAAAAGAAATCTGCATGCAGATCGCGGCGATGAATCCTTTGTATCTCAACGAAGAATCGATTCCTGCGGAAGACCTCGAAAGAGAAAAGGGAATTATGAAAGCTCAGCTCGAAGCCGAAGGCAAAAAGCCGGAGCAAATCGAAAAGATTCTTCCCGGAAAGATCAAGAAATACGTTTCAGAAGCTTGTCTCGTAAACCAGGCGTTCTTCAAAGACGATTCCAAAACTATCGACGACTTAGTAAAGGAAGCGATCTCGAAATTCGGCGAGAATATTCTTATCGCTCGTTTTGTTCGCTTTCAGGTAGGCGGACTCTAA
- the pyrH gene encoding UMP kinase, whose product MGTEAKYKRILIKLSGEALAGEGEFGIDTNKAHSLAEEIKEVHDLGVEIALVVGGGNIIRGTNLAKAGIDRATADYMGMLATIQNALALQDACEKKGLYTRVQSAIEINSIAESYIRRRAVRHLEKRRIVIFAGGTGNPYFTTDTTASLRAVEVGCDVILKATKVDGVYTADPKKDNTAKRYSQISFMESINRRLKVMDSTALSLCMENNMSIIVFDIFKRGNLKDLITGQNIGTLISNSEDIQIDGK is encoded by the coding sequence TTGGGAACGGAAGCGAAGTATAAGAGAATTCTAATTAAACTCTCCGGAGAGGCTCTCGCCGGAGAGGGAGAATTCGGGATCGATACCAACAAGGCCCATTCTCTCGCGGAAGAAATCAAAGAAGTCCACGACCTCGGAGTGGAAATCGCTCTCGTGGTCGGAGGCGGAAACATCATCCGCGGAACCAACCTCGCAAAAGCCGGAATCGACCGTGCGACCGCGGACTACATGGGAATGCTCGCCACGATCCAGAACGCTCTCGCGCTTCAAGACGCCTGCGAAAAAAAAGGACTCTATACAAGAGTTCAATCGGCGATCGAAATCAACTCCATCGCGGAAAGTTATATCCGCAGACGCGCCGTTCGACATCTTGAAAAAAGAAGAATCGTGATCTTTGCCGGAGGAACCGGAAATCCGTACTTCACTACCGATACGACCGCAAGTCTTCGCGCCGTGGAAGTAGGATGCGACGTGATTCTCAAGGCGACGAAAGTGGACGGAGTTTATACGGCCGATCCGAAAAAAGACAACACGGCAAAACGTTATTCTCAAATTTCCTTTATGGAATCGATCAACCGAAGACTCAAGGTGATGGATTCCACCGCGCTCAGTTTGTGTATGGAAAACAACATGTCGATTATCGTTTTCGATATTTTCAAACGAGGCAACCTCAAAGACCTTATCACCGGACAAAACATCGGAACCCTGATCTCTAACTCGGAGGACATTCAAATCGATGGCAAGTGA
- the frr gene encoding ribosome recycling factor → MASEEIISGMKTKMDKTIDLVKKDFGTIRTGRANPSLVEDIRVDYYGTLTPINQLGNISVPEPRMLVISPYDKGIMKDIEKAIQASGLGLQPSNDGVVIRIVIPELTGERRKELAKVVKSKSEEKKVAIRNIRRDAMEDLKKHTEGMSKDEIQTVQDQIQKITDSYIDKISALTAEKEKEITTI, encoded by the coding sequence ATGGCAAGTGAAGAAATCATCTCAGGAATGAAGACCAAGATGGATAAAACCATCGACTTGGTAAAAAAGGATTTCGGAACCATTCGTACGGGAAGAGCGAATCCTTCTCTGGTGGAAGACATCCGTGTCGATTATTATGGAACGTTGACTCCGATCAATCAGCTCGGAAACATTTCCGTTCCCGAACCGAGGATGCTCGTGATTTCTCCGTATGATAAGGGAATCATGAAGGACATCGAAAAGGCGATCCAAGCTTCCGGTTTAGGACTTCAACCGTCGAACGACGGTGTTGTGATCCGAATCGTCATTCCCGAACTTACGGGCGAACGACGCAAGGAACTTGCAAAAGTCGTAAAGTCCAAGTCCGAAGAAAAGAAGGTTGCGATCCGTAACATCCGCAGAGACGCGATGGAAGATCTCAAAAAACATACCGAGGGTATGTCTAAAGACGAGATCCAAACCGTTCAAGATCAGATCCAAAAGATAACCGATTCCTACATCGATAAAATTTCCGCTCTAACCGCAGAGAAGGAAAAGGAAATCACTACGATCTAA
- a CDS encoding isoprenyl transferase — protein MDGNGRWATSRGKSRSEGHREGAGAIDRLMDASLELGLQNISLYAFSTENWKRPITEIRSIFGLLIEFIETRLDTIHARGIRIHHSGSRKRLSRGVLDKIDFAVDKTKKNKKLTVNFCLNYGSRDELLRAAQELFLERKRAKVSFEKPLKEKELEKFLYTSTLPPVDLLIRTAGEQRLSNFLLWQSAYAELYFTDTLWPDFDKKSLVDSLKWYETRTRKFGGLENG, from the coding sequence ATGGACGGCAACGGCCGTTGGGCGACATCCCGAGGAAAATCCAGATCGGAAGGACATCGGGAAGGCGCGGGGGCCATCGACCGATTGATGGACGCAAGTCTGGAACTCGGTCTTCAGAATATTTCCCTCTACGCATTCTCGACGGAGAATTGGAAACGTCCGATCACAGAAATCCGTTCGATCTTCGGGTTATTGATCGAGTTTATCGAAACCCGTTTGGACACGATCCACGCGAGAGGAATTCGAATTCATCATTCCGGAAGCAGAAAAAGATTGAGCCGGGGCGTTTTGGACAAGATCGACTTTGCCGTCGATAAAACCAAAAAGAACAAAAAACTCACCGTCAATTTTTGTTTGAACTACGGTTCAAGGGACGAACTTTTGCGGGCGGCACAGGAGCTTTTTTTAGAGAGAAAGCGGGCCAAAGTTTCGTTTGAAAAGCCTCTGAAAGAAAAAGAACTCGAAAAATTTTTATATACGTCCACCCTTCCTCCCGTAGATTTACTGATCAGAACGGCCGGAGAACAAAGACTCTCGAACTTTTTATTATGGCAGTCCGCATACGCGGAACTCTATTTTACCGATACTCTCTGGCCCGACTTCGACAAAAAATCTCTGGTGGATTCCCTCAAGTGGTACGAAACCAGAACCCGAAAATTCGGAGGATTGGAGAATGGGTGA
- a CDS encoding phosphatidate cytidylyltransferase, with protein MGETSKRLASAAVLVVLYLFMIFYAGFYYLQTYLILLVGGYIGIKEFYNLSDRGDDGRPFRGTGTFFMLLILSFYYFRFIGAQNKFEAPIFFLQYIKYFIPPFDPVPVAFLLLFIVTFTLQITRRPLDGAIFSVSSTFLGVFYTAVPLGHLLLLLGMGQGIYYIILVSVITFLTDAGAYFGGRWFGRHPAGLAISPKKTWEGYATGIITAIVSVFIFNAIWENSTGTASAISGVEVFLISVIISLVSVIGDLLESAMKRDAKIKDSGSLIPGHGGMLDLADALLITIPVLYYYLQIKGNLGFQV; from the coding sequence ATGGGTGAAACGTCCAAAAGACTCGCTTCGGCGGCTGTACTCGTAGTACTTTATCTTTTTATGATATTCTATGCGGGTTTTTACTACCTGCAGACGTATTTGATTCTTCTCGTGGGCGGTTATATAGGAATCAAGGAATTCTATAACCTTTCCGATCGGGGAGACGACGGAAGGCCGTTTCGCGGAACGGGAACCTTCTTTATGCTTCTCATTCTTTCGTTTTATTATTTCCGTTTTATCGGCGCTCAGAATAAGTTCGAAGCTCCGATCTTCTTTCTGCAATACATCAAATATTTTATTCCTCCGTTCGATCCCGTTCCGGTCGCGTTTCTGCTTCTCTTTATCGTAACGTTCACGCTGCAGATCACCAGACGCCCGTTAGACGGAGCGATCTTTTCGGTTTCTTCCACGTTCTTAGGAGTGTTTTATACCGCGGTTCCTCTCGGACATCTTCTTCTTTTGCTCGGGATGGGGCAGGGAATCTATTACATCATCCTAGTATCCGTGATTACCTTTCTCACGGACGCGGGAGCCTACTTCGGCGGAAGATGGTTCGGAAGACATCCCGCGGGACTCGCGATTTCTCCTAAAAAAACCTGGGAAGGATATGCGACGGGAATCATCACGGCGATCGTTTCTGTTTTTATCTTCAACGCGATCTGGGAAAATTCCACCGGGACCGCATCCGCGATTTCCGGAGTGGAAGTATTTTTGATTTCGGTTATCATTTCTCTCGTGAGTGTGATCGGCGACTTATTGGAATCCGCGATGAAACGCGACGCAAAGATCAAGGATTCCGGTTCTTTGATTCCGGGTCACGGAGGAATGCTCGATCTCGCGGACGCGCTTTTAATTACGATTCCAGTGCTTTATTATTATCTTCAGATCAAGGGGAATCTTGGATTCCAAGTCTAA
- the dxr gene encoding 1-deoxy-D-xylulose-5-phosphate reductoisomerase — MATSVCLLGASGSVGESTLKVLRAYPEEFRLHSFSVHSNLDKALSIQKEFSPEFICVSSETADKSVLGNKIGKTQILYGESALSEIVREPDVQIVITAIVGSVGLRPTIAAIVSGKRLGIANKETLVTSGPLINSLIAKHKTKVVPVDSEHNALFQLLESVNQNALEKIILTASGGSFRDMPIEQLASVTKEQALHHPTWSMGPKITVDSNGMINKGLEVIEAHFLFGVPYEKIGVVIHPQSIAHGIIELRDGASFVYASYPDMIFPIAHSLFHPEPVPKVLRSHPAKDWGKLEFREPDLKRYPGLGLAFAAGKAGGTGPCIFNAANEAAVELFLKDEIRFVEIPDYIRAALDEIPIDFPEALEEYEEVDRIARETVRNLKARKAVSAC, encoded by the coding sequence ATGGCAACATCCGTCTGTCTTCTGGGCGCGTCCGGTTCCGTCGGAGAATCGACTCTAAAAGTACTGCGCGCTTACCCGGAAGAATTCAGACTTCATTCGTTCAGCGTTCACTCTAATCTCGATAAGGCTCTCTCGATTCAGAAAGAATTCTCCCCCGAATTCATCTGCGTCAGTTCGGAGACCGCGGACAAATCCGTCCTTGGAAACAAAATCGGCAAAACGCAGATCCTTTACGGAGAATCCGCCCTTTCCGAAATCGTGCGCGAGCCGGACGTGCAGATCGTAATTACCGCCATCGTAGGTTCGGTGGGATTGCGTCCGACCATCGCCGCCATCGTTTCCGGAAAAAGATTAGGAATCGCTAATAAAGAAACGTTAGTCACATCGGGACCTCTCATCAATTCCCTGATCGCAAAACACAAAACGAAAGTGGTTCCGGTCGATTCGGAACACAACGCACTCTTTCAACTTCTCGAATCGGTCAATCAGAACGCACTGGAAAAGATCATTCTCACCGCATCGGGCGGATCGTTTCGGGATATGCCGATCGAACAGCTTGCGTCTGTGACGAAGGAACAAGCGCTTCATCATCCGACCTGGAGCATGGGACCCAAGATCACGGTCGATTCCAACGGAATGATCAACAAGGGACTCGAAGTCATCGAAGCGCATTTTCTTTTCGGGGTTCCGTATGAAAAGATCGGAGTCGTGATTCATCCGCAGAGCATCGCGCACGGAATCATCGAACTCAGGGACGGGGCTTCTTTCGTATACGCTTCTTACCCGGATATGATCTTTCCGATCGCACATTCTCTCTTTCATCCGGAACCGGTCCCGAAAGTTCTTCGGTCTCATCCTGCAAAGGACTGGGGCAAGCTCGAATTCCGCGAACCCGATCTCAAACGATATCCGGGCTTGGGACTTGCGTTTGCGGCGGGCAAGGCGGGAGGAACCGGTCCTTGTATCTTTAACGCGGCCAATGAGGCGGCCGTGGAATTGTTCCTCAAAGACGAAATCCGTTTCGTGGAAATTCCGGATTATATCCGAGCCGCGTTAGACGAAATACCGATCGATTTTCCGGAAGCTTTGGAAGAATACGAAGAAGTAGATCGGATCGCGCGGGAAACCGTCAGAAATCTGAAAGCAAGGAAGGCAGTATCCGCATGTTGA
- a CDS encoding site-2 protease family protein — protein sequence MLIMVLGAVFMLAISIFIHELGHLLCGMLVGVKARIFSIGYGRGVWKKKVGETTYQITAIPVGGYVLFKGDDYGGEVKGEPGELLSTPPLKRMIPVLGGPLFNLFLGFGILLLLNFLGHNPPGNRIFIDPADQEFSAAYQSGLRTGDRILSIDGKQTEKFEDIVTNVGLSSGSALKIQGEREGKPIEWSVTPRIVYNPKRSSGIPTIGVEPFGERRVVATFSYSEQFQHWLSSRLDKSHEAENYYQERLKKAVEGRDIPAEVLLEKEKEEKENLLRSRALSYLNDGDVIQTVNGKTISTVGELQKILGEFQNQKVNIVVDRKTYPLVNPWSTETVAVDVPVLGANILELKNLRDKKFPELGLESYQFASYDPELGQKLLNLAVDGKTFPNFEELLAYIKNKNGETVSVDMGNLRLEAEPKIRPIGLLGFRPNMKFNPAPMERELGFFESFAVAGKDVYENVETTLKGIGMLFSGILSVKDSLSGPVGIVSYAGISLEIGWETYLEFVARISIALMIMNLLPIPMADGGHIVLYAYEAITGRPLPGKVIESIFRIGFLFLLGLGLYVTFNDVMRIF from the coding sequence ATGTTGATCATGGTATTAGGCGCCGTATTTATGTTGGCGATCTCGATTTTTATTCACGAATTAGGCCACCTTCTTTGCGGAATGCTCGTAGGAGTGAAGGCGAGAATCTTTTCGATCGGTTACGGAAGAGGGGTTTGGAAAAAGAAAGTCGGAGAAACGACCTACCAAATCACGGCGATTCCGGTCGGAGGATACGTTTTATTCAAAGGGGACGATTACGGCGGAGAAGTAAAGGGTGAACCCGGAGAACTTCTTTCCACGCCACCTCTGAAACGGATGATCCCCGTATTGGGCGGACCTCTGTTCAACCTATTTCTAGGTTTTGGAATATTATTACTTTTGAATTTTCTCGGACACAATCCTCCGGGCAACCGCATCTTTATCGATCCGGCCGATCAGGAATTTTCCGCGGCGTATCAATCGGGACTTAGAACCGGAGATCGAATCCTGAGCATCGACGGAAAACAAACCGAAAAATTCGAGGACATCGTGACGAACGTGGGATTGTCTTCCGGAAGCGCTTTGAAAATCCAAGGTGAACGCGAAGGAAAACCGATCGAGTGGAGCGTTACTCCGCGCATCGTCTACAACCCGAAACGTTCTTCCGGAATTCCCACGATCGGCGTCGAACCCTTCGGAGAAAGAAGGGTCGTGGCTACGTTCAGCTATTCCGAACAATTTCAACACTGGCTTTCTTCCCGTCTGGATAAATCGCACGAAGCGGAGAACTACTATCAGGAACGTCTCAAAAAAGCCGTGGAAGGAAGAGACATTCCCGCGGAAGTTCTTTTGGAAAAGGAGAAGGAAGAAAAAGAAAACCTTCTTCGGTCCCGCGCACTCAGTTACTTAAACGACGGAGACGTGATTCAAACCGTCAACGGAAAGACGATTTCCACCGTGGGAGAACTGCAAAAGATTCTCGGAGAATTTCAGAATCAAAAGGTGAACATCGTAGTCGATCGGAAAACCTATCCGCTGGTAAATCCTTGGTCCACCGAAACCGTGGCCGTGGACGTACCGGTATTAGGCGCAAACATATTAGAATTGAAGAACCTGCGGGATAAAAAATTTCCCGAACTCGGTCTCGAATCGTATCAGTTTGCGAGTTACGATCCCGAACTCGGTCAAAAACTTCTAAACTTAGCCGTGGACGGAAAAACGTTTCCGAACTTCGAAGAACTTCTCGCTTACATCAAAAACAAAAACGGAGAAACCGTCTCCGTGGATATGGGAAATCTACGATTGGAAGCCGAACCTAAGATCCGTCCGATCGGTTTGCTCGGCTTTCGTCCGAACATGAAATTCAATCCGGCGCCGATGGAACGCGAACTCGGTTTTTTCGAATCCTTCGCAGTCGCGGGGAAAGACGTTTACGAGAACGTGGAAACGACTCTCAAGGGAATCGGGATGTTGTTTTCCGGAATTCTTTCCGTAAAAGACAGTTTGTCCGGTCCGGTCGGGATCGTATCCTACGCGGGAATCAGCTTGGAGATCGGATGGGAAACGTATCTCGAGTTTGTCGCGAGGATCTCGATCGCTCTGATGATAATGAATTTACTTCCCATTCCGATGGCGGACGGTGGACATATCGTATTGTATGCGTATGAAGCGATCACCGGAAGACCACTTCCGGGAAAAGTGATCGAGTCCATCTTTCGAATCGGATTCTTGTTTCTGCTCGGGCTCGGACTCTACGTCACCTTCAACGATGTAATGCGAATTTTCTAA